In the genome of Nitrospiria bacterium, one region contains:
- the rpe gene encoding ribulose-phosphate 3-epimerase, with protein MTKKPYRKIAPSILSANFARLEEEVQQVVQAGADLIHVDVMDGHFVPNLTIGPVVIEAIRKICSLPLDVHLMIEKPERYIKDFAQAGSNYLTVHVETCPHLHRTLQSIKDLGVKAGVTLNPATPLTTLENIIEDVDLILVMSVNPGFGGQSFIQNSLKKLAKARKLIDEGNPKVELEVDGGIKIENIQQIAATGVDIFVAGSAIFGSQNYKDTIEQMRKAAQNG; from the coding sequence ATGACCAAAAAACCTTATAGAAAAATTGCTCCTTCCATCCTTTCGGCTAACTTTGCAAGGTTGGAAGAAGAGGTGCAACAGGTGGTACAAGCGGGTGCTGACCTGATTCACGTCGATGTTATGGATGGCCATTTTGTTCCAAACCTCACCATTGGTCCCGTGGTGATAGAAGCCATTCGAAAAATATGCTCCCTTCCGTTGGATGTTCATCTCATGATCGAAAAACCGGAACGCTATATAAAAGACTTTGCCCAAGCTGGAAGCAACTATCTCACAGTTCATGTGGAAACCTGTCCCCATCTTCATAGAACCCTCCAGTCCATCAAAGACCTGGGGGTGAAAGCTGGGGTAACCCTTAATCCTGCCACACCTTTGACGACCTTAGAAAACATAATTGAAGATGTGGATTTAATTTTGGTCATGTCCGTAAACCCAGGATTCGGCGGCCAGAGTTTCATTCAAAACTCCTTAAAAAAGTTAGCAAAAGCTCGAAAACTAATTGATGAAGGAAACCCAAAGGTTGAACTAGAGGTAGATGGGGGAATTAAGATAGAAAACATTCAACAAATTGCCGCAACGGGAGTTGATATTTTTGTAGCTGGGTCTGCTATTTTTGGGAGCCAAAACTACAAGGACACCATTGAACAAATGCGAAAAGCGGCACAAAATGGTTAA